CCGGGCGACGGCACCGTGGCGCGCGAGACGCAACGCCATGCCATCGATCGCCTGTCGAAGATGCCGGCGGCTGCCGTCGCCGTCTCCCGGCCCGCGTCACCCTCCGGCGGCATCATCGAGATCGATTGACCCGTCTCGCAGGGCCGTGAGCGCCGCGCGCGCCGCCTGCTGCTCCGCTTCCTTCCTGCTGCGTCCCGACGCCTCTCCCAGCACGCGCCCGCACACCTGCACGTCGACTGCGAACGTCTTGTCGTGATCGGGCCCCGACTGCGCAACGATGCGATACGTGGGTGGCGGGAAACGGCGCGACTGGAGGTACTCCTGAAGCGACGACTTGAAGTCGCCGGCACCAGCCTCTGCGAGACCTGCCGTACGCACCTCGTCGAGCAGCGGCGCGAGCAGTCGCAGGATGCACGTCCGCGCGGCGGCAAGCCCTCCATCGAGGTACACGGCCGCGATCACGGCTTCACACGCGTCGGCCAGCATCACGGGCTTCTGACGCCCGCCCGTCTTGTCTTCGCCACGCCCGAGTCGCAGGTGTTCTCCGAGTTCGATGCGATCGGCCACGCGCGCCAGCGCCGAGTACGACACCAGCGAGGCCTTGACCTTGCTCTTCTGCCCTTCATCCGACTCCGGGAACTCGCGGAACACGAGATCCGCGATCACGAACCCGAGCACGGCATCGCCGAGAAACTCCAGCGATTCATTGGTCGCGGATACGCCGAGGCCGTCTTCATGCGCGCGCGATCGATGCGTGAGCGCGAGCTCGAGGTGCGCGCGATCCCTGAAGCGGTAGCCGAGGTGCGCTTCGAGCGACGCCAGGGCACCAGCCGATGCGTCGCCAGACTCGACATCCGTCGCGGCGCGCGACTCGACGCGATCCAGCAGTTGCCGGGCCTCGTCCGCTTCCTCGGCGGGAACCGTAATGCGGAGCTGACCGAAGAACGCGACCGGGACCGGCAGCACCGATCGCAGCGTCGATCGCTCGATCGCCGGAAACAACCCTTCGGCCGCGAGCAATCCGTACACCACCGCCGCTTCGGGCTCTGACGATGTGGTCCGTACGACCACGCGGCCTGTCATGCGTCCGCCTGCTTCCCCACCTTCAACACGATCATCGTCATGTCGTCGTGCTGCTCGGCGCCATCGGCGAATTCACGCACGCTCTCGAAGATCTCGTCGCACAGCGCATCGGGTTCGAGTGCCGCATGCTCCTCGACACAGAGGCACAGGCGATCCTCGCCGTACAGATCGCGCACGCCGTTCATCGCTTCGCTGATGCCGTCGGTGAAGAGCACCACCACGTCGCCGGGCGAAAGAGCGATGGTCTGCTCCTTCAGCATCTCCTCGAAGCGCGCGCGCACCGATTCCATCCTGACGCCGAGCATCAATCCCTCCGGCGCGAGGAGCCGCGTGCGCGGGAAGGCATCCCCCGCGCGCAGGTGGATGAGCGGCGTGT
This genomic window from Acidobacteriota bacterium contains:
- the rnc gene encoding ribonuclease III yields the protein MTGRVVVRTTSSEPEAAVVYGLLAAEGLFPAIERSTLRSVLPVPVAFFGQLRITVPAEEADEARQLLDRVESRAATDVESGDASAGALASLEAHLGYRFRDRAHLELALTHRSRAHEDGLGVSATNESLEFLGDAVLGFVIADLVFREFPESDEGQKSKVKASLVSYSALARVADRIELGEHLRLGRGEDKTGGRQKPVMLADACEAVIAAVYLDGGLAAARTCILRLLAPLLDEVRTAGLAEAGAGDFKSSLQEYLQSRRFPPPTYRIVAQSGPDHDKTFAVDVQVCGRVLGEASGRSRKEAEQQAARAALTALRDGSIDLDDAAGG